One genomic window of Polyangium aurulentum includes the following:
- a CDS encoding NAD(P)H-dependent oxidoreductase — protein sequence MTPRITLLDGSLGGAEGNTAAAAARLTAHLEPRASVRAVRLRDTSDAGSLASILGDSDGFVFATGTYWDSWGSPMQRFLETATELEGSLVWLGKPAAVVVTMHSVGGKGVLSRLQGVLCTLGLLLPPMSGFVYSLANHLALEGPARDGQEDLWRLDDLAVVAHNLLEALAGGRDFRAWPVDRAEAGRRWI from the coding sequence TTGACCCCGCGGATCACGCTCCTCGACGGCAGCCTGGGCGGCGCCGAGGGCAATACGGCCGCCGCCGCGGCGCGCCTCACCGCGCACCTCGAGCCACGCGCCTCGGTTCGAGCGGTTCGCCTGCGTGACACGAGCGACGCGGGATCGCTCGCGTCGATCCTGGGCGACAGCGACGGATTCGTCTTCGCGACGGGCACCTACTGGGACTCGTGGGGCAGCCCCATGCAGCGCTTCCTCGAGACCGCCACCGAGCTCGAGGGCTCACTGGTTTGGCTAGGAAAACCCGCGGCCGTGGTGGTCACCATGCACTCGGTGGGCGGCAAGGGGGTCCTCTCGCGGCTGCAAGGCGTCCTGTGCACGCTCGGCCTCTTGCTGCCTCCGATGAGCGGATTCGTGTATTCGCTCGCCAATCACCTCGCGCTCGAGGGGCCCGCGCGCGACGGGCAGGAGGATCTCTGGCGGCTCGACGATCTCGCGGTGGTGGCGCACAACCTGCTCGAGGCGCTCGCGGGGGGCCGTGATTTCCGCGCCTGGCCGGTGGATCGGGCGGAGGCCGGGCGGCGCTGGATTTGA
- the trxB gene encoding thioredoxin-disulfide reductase — translation MSDTSVRNVIIIGSGPAGLTAAIYAARANLKPLCIEGFNAGGLIPGGQLMFTTDVENYPGFPEKVTGQELMQRFRDQAAHQGTEIVTADVTKVDFSQRPFKVWVEDTLYLARTVIIATGARANYIGLPSEEALKNKGVSACAVCDGALYRNQPVAVVGGGDTAMEEASYLAGLCSSVTLIHRRDEFRASKAMIERVTSNPKIKILYSSVVDEVLDVSQDQVTGLIVKSLKTGDKIKVDVSAMFVAIGHTPMTELFMGQLEVHPNGYLKTVPGTSRTSVPGVFAAGDVQDFVYRQAVTAAGSGCMAALDAERFMQQEGAH, via the coding sequence ATGAGCGACACCAGCGTCCGCAACGTGATCATCATCGGTTCGGGGCCGGCTGGCCTCACCGCGGCCATCTACGCAGCTCGCGCGAACTTGAAGCCTTTGTGCATCGAGGGCTTCAACGCGGGCGGCCTCATCCCCGGGGGACAGCTCATGTTCACGACCGACGTCGAGAACTACCCCGGCTTCCCCGAGAAGGTCACCGGCCAGGAGCTCATGCAGCGCTTCCGCGATCAGGCGGCGCACCAGGGCACCGAGATCGTCACGGCCGACGTCACCAAGGTCGACTTCTCGCAGCGGCCTTTCAAGGTCTGGGTCGAGGACACGCTCTACCTCGCGCGGACGGTCATCATCGCGACCGGCGCGCGCGCCAACTACATCGGGCTGCCGAGCGAAGAGGCGCTGAAGAACAAGGGCGTCAGCGCCTGCGCGGTCTGCGACGGCGCGCTCTACAGGAACCAGCCCGTCGCCGTGGTCGGCGGCGGCGACACGGCGATGGAGGAGGCGAGCTACCTCGCGGGCCTCTGCTCGTCGGTGACGCTCATTCATCGCCGCGACGAGTTCCGCGCCTCCAAGGCGATGATCGAGCGCGTCACGTCGAACCCGAAGATCAAGATCCTCTACAGCAGCGTCGTCGACGAGGTCCTCGACGTCTCGCAGGATCAGGTGACGGGGCTCATCGTGAAGAGCCTGAAGACGGGCGACAAGATCAAGGTGGACGTCTCCGCGATGTTCGTCGCGATCGGTCACACGCCGATGACGGAGCTGTTCATGGGGCAGCTCGAGGTGCATCCGAACGGCTACTTGAAGACGGTGCCGGGCACGTCGCGCACGAGCGTGCCGGGCGTGTTCGCAGCCGGCGACGTGCAGGACTTCGTCTACCGGCAGGCGGTCACGGCGGCGGGATCGGGCTGCATGGCGGCCCTCGACGCCGAGCGCTTCATGCAGCAAGAGGGAGCGCACTAG
- a CDS encoding uracil-DNA glycosylase, whose product MDETPTLDDLREELLELACSARALVGWYEGTGAWGLPAEIDAEDALALLSPSRGGGSVDRGAPERRPAPAAAPQFRPPPGPAPAPAAPPPPAARPVAEPAAAAAPRPVPVPVPAAEPPRFPADRPQPVIAPARPAARGPVSPDERMHRLAMLADEVRGCTKCRLCQARAQTVFSRGNPLSELCFVGDAPGVEEEASGEPFAGEPGALLDRMIVAMGYHRDDVYVCNLVKCRLPEGQKLRSDDIEACKPHLAEQLQLVSPRYIVTLGSVATQGLLGTTEPITKLRGTWKMYKGIPVMPTFHPAYVHRQPSAKREVWNDLQQVMARLGKAPPGKS is encoded by the coding sequence ATGGACGAGACCCCGACGCTCGACGATCTGCGCGAGGAGCTCCTCGAGCTCGCTTGCTCTGCCCGCGCCCTCGTCGGTTGGTACGAGGGCACGGGCGCGTGGGGTTTGCCCGCGGAGATCGACGCCGAGGACGCGCTCGCCTTGCTCTCGCCTTCGCGCGGCGGCGGCAGCGTCGATCGCGGCGCTCCCGAGCGCAGGCCAGCGCCCGCGGCAGCGCCGCAGTTTCGTCCACCTCCCGGCCCCGCGCCCGCGCCGGCAGCGCCGCCTCCTCCAGCAGCGCGTCCGGTCGCAGAGCCCGCTGCTGCTGCTGCGCCGCGTCCTGTTCCCGTGCCCGTTCCTGCGGCCGAGCCGCCGCGTTTCCCCGCCGATCGTCCTCAGCCCGTGATCGCTCCTGCGCGCCCTGCGGCGCGTGGGCCCGTCTCGCCCGACGAGCGCATGCACAGGCTCGCGATGCTCGCGGACGAGGTCCGAGGTTGCACGAAGTGCCGCCTCTGCCAGGCGCGCGCGCAGACCGTGTTCTCGCGCGGCAATCCGCTCTCCGAGCTGTGCTTCGTGGGCGATGCGCCTGGCGTCGAGGAGGAGGCTTCAGGCGAGCCTTTCGCGGGTGAGCCGGGCGCGCTGCTCGACAGGATGATCGTCGCGATGGGCTATCACCGCGACGACGTCTACGTCTGCAACCTCGTCAAGTGCCGGCTGCCGGAGGGCCAGAAGCTCAGGTCGGACGACATCGAGGCGTGCAAGCCGCATCTCGCCGAGCAGCTCCAGCTCGTCTCGCCGAGGTACATCGTCACGCTCGGGAGCGTCGCGACGCAGGGTTTGCTGGGCACGACGGAGCCCATCACCAAGCTGCGGGGCACGTGGAAGATGTACAAGGGCATCCCCGTGATGCCGACGTTCCACCCGGCGTACGTGCACAGGCAGCCCTCGGCCAAGCGTGAAGTCTGGAACGACCTCCAGCAGGTGATGGCGCGCCTCGGCAAGGCGCCGCCAGGCAAGAGCTAG
- a CDS encoding DUF2085 domain-containing protein, producing the protein MSRAARLEAAARIGLVIVGLSPFVVPFARRALSPEVGAALDAAFAIVCHRNPARTLALAGVLMPICSRCAGIFAGFVTGGLLPRPRWSVRACLLWGFVASVIMVADVITQDAGLHPVLHPVRLSTGVLWGHVMALGVLAIVRERLAPAAVKPSRATS; encoded by the coding sequence GTGTCGCGCGCGGCGAGGCTCGAGGCCGCCGCGCGGATCGGCCTCGTGATCGTCGGCCTCTCGCCCTTCGTCGTCCCCTTCGCGAGACGCGCTCTCTCGCCCGAGGTCGGCGCCGCGCTCGACGCGGCGTTCGCGATCGTCTGCCATCGCAACCCGGCGCGCACGCTCGCGCTCGCTGGCGTGCTCATGCCGATCTGCAGCCGCTGCGCGGGCATCTTCGCGGGCTTCGTCACGGGCGGGCTCTTGCCTCGGCCGCGCTGGAGCGTGCGCGCGTGCTTGCTCTGGGGGTTCGTCGCGAGCGTGATCATGGTGGCCGACGTGATCACGCAGGACGCGGGCCTGCACCCGGTGTTGCATCCGGTGCGGCTCTCGACGGGCGTTTTGTGGGGGCACGTGATGGCGCTCGGCGTCCTCGCGATCGTGCGCGAGCGCCTCGCGCCTGCGGCCGTGAAGCCGAGCCGCGCTACTTCTTGA
- a CDS encoding biopolymer transporter ExbD, whose amino-acid sequence MHGPLPRAHVRSLVALLALSAAIGCGNDKPKDGPTAAPTTTSAAPPEATPPPKPKTMPALIVDSLGPYIGQIRIDMKNEKWPEKLTEAVKDLPINGQPVTLIAEKRARTPEVAAVVAELGKAGAPKVLIKTDGRDDVPKELTVTPPDKVTNPPGCSVSVMVLKDLSTAVWPFKGGMGKRQRKGFAGPDLSNTAESIKKDLAACDSNMAFFSGDDTVSWEMTYNLAGTLMTSDEKKKIDTLVLPGEAPVAGRAITLKK is encoded by the coding sequence ATGCACGGCCCCCTCCCCCGAGCCCACGTCCGGAGCCTCGTCGCGCTCCTGGCCCTCTCCGCCGCGATCGGCTGCGGCAACGACAAGCCGAAGGACGGCCCCACGGCCGCGCCCACCACCACCTCGGCCGCCCCGCCCGAGGCCACGCCGCCGCCGAAGCCGAAGACGATGCCCGCCCTCATCGTCGACTCGCTCGGGCCCTACATCGGCCAGATCCGCATCGACATGAAGAACGAGAAGTGGCCCGAGAAGCTCACGGAGGCGGTGAAAGACCTGCCGATCAACGGCCAGCCCGTGACGCTCATCGCGGAGAAGCGCGCGCGCACGCCCGAGGTCGCCGCGGTGGTCGCCGAGCTCGGCAAGGCGGGCGCGCCGAAGGTCCTCATCAAGACCGACGGCCGCGACGACGTGCCCAAGGAGCTGACCGTGACGCCGCCCGACAAGGTCACGAACCCGCCGGGATGCTCGGTGAGCGTGATGGTCTTGAAGGACCTGTCGACCGCGGTCTGGCCCTTCAAAGGCGGGATGGGCAAGCGGCAGCGAAAGGGCTTCGCGGGGCCGGATCTGTCGAACACGGCCGAGTCGATCAAGAAGGACCTCGCTGCCTGCGACTCGAACATGGCCTTCTTCTCCGGAGACGACACCGTCTCGTGGGAGATGACCTACAACCTCGCCGGCACGCTGATGACCTCCGACGAGAAGAAGAAGATCGACACGCTGGTCCTCCCCGGCGAAGCGCCCGTCGCAGGCCGCGCGATCACGCTCAAGAAGTAG